One genomic window of Haloferax mediterranei ATCC 33500 includes the following:
- the hpt gene encoding hypoxanthine/guanine phosphoribosyltransferase gives MQQLEQSLHEAPIIDKDGYHYLVHPISNGVPMLDPELLREVVIGISRVADLDVDKIVAPEAMGIHIATALSLQTDIPLVVIRKREYGLDGEVALHQTTGYSESEMYINDVEEGDRVLIVDDLLSTGGTLAAICDALDDIGADISDIVVAIRKVGETALDDTDYEATSLIDITVDGDEVTIH, from the coding sequence ATGCAACAACTCGAGCAGTCTCTGCACGAAGCGCCCATCATCGACAAAGACGGCTACCACTATCTCGTCCACCCAATCAGCAACGGCGTCCCGATGCTCGACCCCGAACTCCTTCGGGAGGTCGTCATCGGAATTTCCCGCGTAGCAGACCTCGACGTGGACAAAATCGTCGCCCCGGAAGCGATGGGAATCCACATCGCCACCGCGCTCTCCCTGCAGACGGACATCCCCCTCGTCGTCATCCGCAAGCGCGAATACGGTCTCGATGGCGAAGTCGCACTCCACCAGACCACCGGCTACTCCGAATCGGAGATGTACATCAACGACGTCGAAGAGGGCGACCGCGTGCTCATCGTCGACGACCTGCTTTCGACCGGCGGCACGCTCGCGGCAATCTGTGACGCGCTCGACGACATCGGCGCGGACATCTCCGATATCGTCGTCGCCATTCGGAAGGTTGGCGAGACAGCGCTCGACGACACCGACTACGAGGCGACGAGTCTCATCGACATCACCGTCGACGGCGACGAAGTCACGATTCACTGA